A window of Rhinatrema bivittatum chromosome 2, aRhiBiv1.1, whole genome shotgun sequence contains these coding sequences:
- the LOC115083502 gene encoding LOW QUALITY PROTEIN: zinc finger protein 271-like (The sequence of the model RefSeq protein was modified relative to this genomic sequence to represent the inferred CDS: inserted 1 base in 1 codon): MKENYETLLSLAAGEVKQEGEKKENREERPKKVEHIPKESGTGCENVSQGTKKRKIRKQNQESEEKPSNAAGASPDAVPECEGRDRELTDIPEHQSHPRAERPFQSNSDHITSDHHQRKGKEKKHLVFVTCGKKSGRKPLLTGERPFKCTECSKTFTGKTNLIKHQEIHTAERPFKCTECSKAFIWKSGFIRHKKIHTGERPFKCTECSEAFMWQSDLIRHKKIHTGERPFKCTRCSKSFNRMSALITHQNIHTGERVFQCTECSKAFRWKSGFIRHQKIHTGERPFKCTECSKAFMWKSCFIKHQKIHTGERPFKCTECSKSFKEMSTLRSHQKIHSGERVFQCTECSKAFMWKSCFIKHQKIHTGERPFKCTECSKSFNRMSTLITHQKIHTGERVFQCPECSKRFKQKSSLIRHQKIHTPERPFKCTECSKAFNWTSNLVKHQRIHTGKRPFKCTECSKTFNWKSNLIKHQKIHTGERPFKCTECRKTFNWKSNLIKHQKIHTGERPFICTECSKSFNRMSMLINHQKIHTGERVFQCTECSKAFMWNSHLIRHQKIHTPERPFKCTECSKTFNWKSNLIKHQKIHTGERPFKCTECSKAFMWQSDLINHQKIHTPERPFECTECRKTFNWKSNLXKHQRIHTGDRPFKCTECSKAFMWQSDLIRHQKSHTPERPFKCTECSKSFNWKSNLIKHQKIHTMDRHLNVLSVVKPSIVSQTL, from the exons atgaaggagaattatgagaccctgctCTCCCTGG CAGCTGGAGAAGTCAAACAGGAAGGGGAAAAgaaggagaatcgagaagaacgTCCTAAAAAAGTGGAACATATCCCAAAAGAATCAGGAACTGGCTGTGAGAATGTTTCCCAGGGGACTAAGAAgagaaaaattagaaaacaaaatcaGGAATCAGAGGAGAAGCCGAGCAACGCTGCAGGAGCCTCGCCGGATGCAGTCCCTGAGTGTGAGGGAAGGGACAGGGAGCTCACAGACATCCCTGAGCACCAGAGCCACCCgagagcagagagacccttccAAAGTAATAGTGATCACATCACTTCTGACCACCACcagagaaaagggaaagagaagaaacacTTAGTGTTTGTAACCTGCGGGAAAAAGTCAGGAAGAAAACCACTTCTTACtggagagagaccatttaaatgtactgagtgtAGTAAAACATTCACAGGGAAGACAAACCTCATAAAACACCAGGAAATCCACACAGCAGAgagaccatttaaatgtactgagtgtAGCAAAGCCTTCATATGGAAGTCAGGTTTCATAAGACACAAGAAAATCCATACAGGAGAGAggccatttaaatgtactgagtgtAGCGAAGCCTTCATGTGGCAGTCAGATCTCATAAGACAcaagaaaatccacacaggagagaggccATTTAAATGTACTAGGTGTAGTAAAAGTTTTAATCGGATGTCAGCGCTCATAACCCACCAGAAcatccacactggagagagagtatttcaatgcactgaatgtaGTAAAGCCTTCAGATGGAAGTCAGGTTTCATAagacaccagaaaatccacactggggAGAGACCTTTTAAATGTACTGAGTGTAGTAAAGCCTTCATGTGGAAGTCATGTTTCATAaaacatcagaaaatccacactggggagagaccttttaaatgcactgaatgcagtaaAAGCTTTAAGGAGATGTCAACGCTCAGAagccaccagaaaatccacagtGGAGAGAgagtatttcaatgcactgaGTGTAGTAAAGCTTTCATGTGGAAGTCATGTTTCATAaaacatcagaaaatccacactggggagagacctttcaaatgcactgaatgcagtaaAAGCTTTAATCGGATGTCAACGCTCATaacccaccagaaaatccacactggggAGAGAGTATTTCAATGCCCTGAGTGTAGTAAAAGGTTTAAACAGAAGTCATCTCTCATAagacaccagaaaatccacacaccGGAGAGACCATTTAAATGCACTGAGTGTAGCAAAGCCTTCAATTGGACTTCAAACCTTGTaaaacaccagagaatccacactgggaAGAGACCATTTAAATGCACTGAGTGTAGTAAAACATTCAATTGGAAGTCAAACCTTAtaaaacaccagaaaatccacacaggagagagaccatttaaatGCACTGAGTGTAGGAAAACCTTCAATTGGAAGTCAAACCTTAtaaaacaccagaaaatccacacaggagagaggccATTTATATGCACTGAATGCAGTAAAAGCTTTAATCGGATGTCAATGCTCATaaaccaccagaaaatccacactggggagagagtatttcaatgcactgaGTGTAGTAAAGCCTTCATGTGGAACTCACATCTCATAagacaccagaaaatccacacaccGGAGAGACCATTTAAATGCACTGAGTGTAGTAAAACCTTCAATTGGAAGTCAAACCTTAtaaaacaccagaaaatccacactggggagagaccatttaaatgtactgagtgtAGCAAAGCCTTCATGTGGCAGTCAGATCTCATaaaccaccagaaaatccacacaccGGAGAGACCATTTGAATGCACTGAGTGTAGGAAAACCTTCAATTGGAAGTCAAACT TAAAACACCAAAGAATCCACACTGGGGAcagaccatttaaatgtactgaatgtagcAAAGCTTTCATGTGGCAGTCAGATCTCATAAGACACCAGAAAAGCCACACACCGGAGAGACCATTTAAATGCACTGAGTGTAGTAAAAGCTTCAATTGGAAGTCAAACCTTAtaaaacaccagaaaatccacactatggatagacatttaaatgtactgagtgtAGTGAAACCTTCAATTGTAAGTCAAACCTTAtaa